The Magnolia sinica isolate HGM2019 chromosome 10, MsV1, whole genome shotgun sequence genome includes a window with the following:
- the LOC131258085 gene encoding uncharacterized protein LOC131258085: protein MNLIRSPIFQRLLAPVPTVGSSQGRKLTVETGLSQAQIVERSPAAALIEERNQERVRTFPRRVGTARTSLRKGGKDATTCMVDQPSVSPILYPLSLTWFVMSVIDCLLLESNGGSFGEVMKSVCNIDCFKDPESQENKNDD, encoded by the exons ATGAATCTAATCAGATCACCGATCTTTCAGAGACTCCTCGCACCAGTTCCGACCGTTGGGAGCTCTCAAGGAAGAAAACTGACAGTAGAGACTGGTCTAAGTCAAGCACAGATTGTAGAGAGAAGTCCCGCAGCAGCACTGATAGAAGAGAGAAATCAAGAAAGAGTGCGGACCTTTCCGAGAAGGGTAGGAACAGCACGGACCAGCCTGAGAAAGGGCGGAAAAG ATGCTACCACATGTATGGTGGATCAGCCGTCAGTCTCACCCATTTTGTATCCGTTATCACTGACTTGGTTTGTGATGTCTGTAATTGATTGTCTACTGCTGGAATCGAATGGTGGCAGCTTTGGAGAAGTGATGAAATCAGTGTGCAATATTGATTGTTTCAAAGATCCAGAGTCCCAGGAAAATAAG AACGACGACTAG